One genomic segment of Photobacterium sp. DA100 includes these proteins:
- a CDS encoding DUF2057 domain-containing protein: MKFRTALMAIAACGISFSSLADVKLELPYPADLVVVNGVEQHGNDTLTLPNGVNQFAFRYIDSLRENGDDYLFKSEVIIVKFEASDTTLKLDLPKLRTGQDARKFERSPQLALIAADGEKISFEQDKLIKSGIQFGRDFEKEVAVYNQSGKAAAVAAATTAVPVTLPATAQPAGTSPKPPVDPQQTRNVAENMLNYWYEQADEATRERFKAKINQE; the protein is encoded by the coding sequence ATGAAATTTCGTACAGCGTTAATGGCTATTGCAGCTTGCGGCATTAGCTTCTCCTCTCTTGCTGATGTTAAACTTGAACTCCCTTACCCAGCGGATCTTGTTGTGGTTAATGGTGTAGAGCAACACGGCAACGACACATTAACGCTACCCAATGGTGTCAACCAATTTGCATTCAGGTATATCGACTCGCTGCGTGAAAATGGCGATGACTACCTATTCAAATCAGAGGTTATCATTGTTAAGTTCGAGGCCAGCGACACAACGTTGAAACTCGATCTGCCAAAGCTGCGTACCGGACAAGATGCACGTAAATTTGAAAGATCTCCGCAGCTGGCCCTGATTGCAGCCGACGGCGAAAAAATCAGCTTTGAACAAGATAAGCTGATTAAGTCAGGCATTCAGTTTGGCCGTGACTTTGAAAAAGAAGTTGCCGTTTACAACCAGTCAGGCAAAGCAGCTGCGGTTGCTGCAGCAACAACGGCAGTACCAGTGACACTTCCGGCGACCGCTCAACCGGCAGGGACGTCACCTAAGCCACCTGTTGACCCGCAGCAGACACGTAATGTGGCTGAAAACATGCTTAATTACTGGTATGAACAAGCTGATGAAGCAACACGTGAGCGCTTCAAAGCAAAAATCAACCAAGAGTAA
- a CDS encoding glycosyl hydrolase family 18 protein — MKHLKQGQAITRILKLSTLAVSCMAAFNAIAAMAPITSSLASIDGPNCRPDGLYQTPDINVPYCTIYDENGREIMGADHPRRVIGYFTSWRSGDDPQAAYLVSDIPWQQLTHINYAFVSIGSDGKVNVGDVTDPSNPATGKEWPGVEIDPALGFKGHFGALATYKKKHDVKTLISIGGWAETGGHFDANGNRVADGGFYTMTTNADGSINHAGIEKFAASAVAMMRQYQFDGLDIDYEYPTSMAGAGNPDDKAFMEPRRAYLWASYQELMKVLRQKLDQASAQDGIHYMLTIAAPSSGYLLRGMEDFDVTKYLDYVNIMSYDLHGAWNDHVGHNAALYDTGKDSELEQWNVYGTAAYGGIGYLNTDWAYHYFRGSMPAGRINIGVPYYTRGWQGVTGGENGLWGRAALPNQSLCAPGTGEGEKNNCGNGAVGIDNLWHDKNAAGEEMGAGSNPMWHAMNLAQGIFGSYSTAYNLDPANNPEHQLVGTYTRHYDTVAVAPWLWNADKQVFLSTEDKASINVKADYVIDKEIGGIMFWELAGDYNCYLLDTSGNRTTVDATENACQTGNGEYHMGNTMTKAIYEKFKSATPYGNKIATGAIPAEALDITVDVSGFKVGDQNYPINPKLTFTNNTGQEIPGGTEFQFDIPTSAPDNAKDQSGGGLAVIASGHTRANNIGGLEGVMHRVAFTLPSWKSLPAGGTYELDMVYYLPISGPANYSVTVGGKDFAFKFEQPDLPLGSIGGGSGGGDGTCDTTGINTYPNWPQTDWAGNPSHANQGDKIIYNGIVYQANWWSNSTPGSDGSWAVVCTI; from the coding sequence ATGAAACATCTGAAACAAGGACAAGCGATTACTCGAATACTCAAACTCAGCACCCTCGCTGTTTCGTGTATGGCGGCTTTCAATGCCATTGCAGCAATGGCTCCCATCACGTCAAGCCTAGCGAGCATCGACGGACCAAACTGCCGTCCCGACGGCTTGTACCAAACACCCGATATTAACGTCCCCTATTGCACCATTTATGATGAAAATGGCCGCGAGATCATGGGGGCTGATCACCCTCGCCGAGTCATAGGTTATTTCACTAGCTGGCGCAGTGGCGATGACCCACAGGCCGCTTACTTGGTCAGTGATATTCCATGGCAGCAGTTGACCCATATTAACTACGCATTTGTCAGTATCGGCAGCGATGGCAAGGTCAATGTTGGCGACGTAACCGATCCTTCCAACCCGGCAACTGGCAAAGAATGGCCTGGCGTGGAGATTGATCCAGCCCTAGGCTTCAAAGGACACTTTGGTGCACTCGCCACCTACAAGAAGAAACACGATGTTAAGACCTTAATTTCTATCGGTGGATGGGCAGAAACCGGAGGTCACTTTGATGCTAACGGTAACCGCGTTGCCGATGGCGGCTTCTATACCATGACCACCAATGCAGATGGCTCGATCAACCACGCAGGCATCGAGAAGTTTGCCGCATCTGCAGTAGCGATGATGCGCCAGTATCAATTCGATGGCCTAGACATCGACTATGAATACCCTACCTCGATGGCCGGTGCCGGTAACCCTGATGACAAAGCCTTCATGGAACCTCGCCGTGCCTACCTATGGGCATCGTATCAGGAGCTGATGAAAGTGCTTCGCCAAAAACTGGATCAGGCTTCTGCGCAAGACGGCATCCACTATATGCTGACTATCGCCGCCCCCTCTTCGGGCTACCTGTTGCGGGGGATGGAGGACTTTGATGTCACAAAATACCTCGACTATGTCAATATCATGTCCTATGACCTACACGGCGCATGGAACGACCATGTCGGCCACAATGCCGCTCTTTACGACACAGGTAAAGATTCGGAACTTGAACAGTGGAACGTCTATGGCACAGCCGCCTATGGCGGTATTGGTTACCTAAACACAGACTGGGCATATCATTACTTCCGCGGCTCGATGCCTGCTGGACGTATTAATATTGGGGTACCTTACTATACCCGTGGCTGGCAAGGAGTAACCGGCGGTGAAAATGGACTTTGGGGCCGTGCTGCCCTTCCTAACCAATCATTATGTGCCCCTGGAACCGGTGAAGGCGAGAAAAACAACTGTGGAAATGGCGCCGTTGGTATCGATAACCTGTGGCACGACAAGAACGCCGCTGGTGAGGAAATGGGCGCCGGTTCAAACCCAATGTGGCATGCAATGAACCTTGCCCAGGGTATCTTCGGTAGCTATAGCACAGCGTACAACCTCGACCCGGCGAACAACCCTGAGCATCAGCTGGTTGGTACGTACACCCGCCACTATGATACCGTTGCTGTTGCTCCCTGGCTGTGGAATGCTGACAAGCAAGTCTTCCTATCCACGGAAGACAAGGCATCCATCAATGTCAAAGCCGATTATGTGATCGACAAAGAGATCGGCGGCATCATGTTTTGGGAGCTAGCGGGAGACTACAACTGCTACCTGCTTGATACTAGCGGTAACCGCACGACTGTCGATGCAACAGAAAATGCATGTCAGACGGGCAATGGCGAATACCACATGGGCAATACCATGACCAAAGCCATTTACGAGAAATTCAAGTCAGCCACCCCCTATGGCAACAAAATCGCCACAGGCGCAATTCCCGCAGAAGCACTGGATATTACCGTTGACGTATCGGGCTTCAAGGTCGGTGATCAGAACTACCCTATTAACCCAAAACTGACCTTCACCAACAACACTGGCCAAGAGATACCGGGCGGAACTGAATTCCAATTCGATATTCCAACATCAGCACCAGACAATGCCAAAGATCAATCCGGCGGCGGCTTAGCGGTCATCGCATCAGGCCATACCCGTGCCAACAACATCGGTGGCTTGGAAGGGGTCATGCACCGGGTCGCCTTCACTCTGCCAAGCTGGAAAAGCCTCCCTGCAGGCGGTACATACGAGCTCGACATGGTTTATTACCTGCCGATATCCGGCCCAGCCAACTACAGTGTTACTGTTGGAGGCAAGGACTTCGCGTTTAAGTTCGAACAACCCGACTTGCCACTAGGCTCCATCGGCGGCGGTAGTGGTGGTGGCGACGGAACTTGCGATACAACGGGAATCAACACCTACCCTAACTGGCCACAGACTGATTGGGCTGGTAACCCGAGTCATGCCAACCAAGGTGACAAAATCATCTACAACGGCATCGTGTACCAAGCCAACTGGTGGAGTAATTCAACACCTGGCAGTGATGGTAGCTGGGCTGTAGTGTGCACAATTTAA
- a CDS encoding murein L,D-transpeptidase catalytic domain family protein, which translates to MKKLTVLFAMALFLLPLQATASVITSQPYSKNPQADILVKDVYNKAKLNGVINYQVFKEAYEAYYNTKGRKRPVLTIIDYSLPSTKERFFVVDLQRNKLLYRTFVSHGVNSGGKNATKFSNTVNSRQTSLGTFLTDTTYYGGNGYSLRLDGLTPGVNDNARRRYIVIHGADYATRSFINRHGYLGRSWGCPALPTELSREIIDTIKGGSVIYAHA; encoded by the coding sequence ATGAAAAAGCTAACCGTACTATTTGCAATGGCACTATTTCTTCTGCCACTGCAGGCCACTGCCAGTGTAATAACAAGCCAGCCTTATTCGAAAAATCCGCAAGCAGATATCTTGGTTAAAGACGTATATAACAAAGCAAAGTTAAATGGAGTCATTAACTATCAAGTATTTAAAGAAGCCTACGAGGCCTATTACAATACTAAGGGCCGGAAAAGGCCTGTTCTGACGATCATTGACTATAGTCTTCCTTCAACCAAGGAACGCTTCTTTGTTGTTGACCTACAACGGAACAAGCTACTCTACCGCACTTTCGTCTCACACGGCGTAAATAGCGGCGGTAAAAATGCCACTAAGTTCTCAAACACCGTCAACTCCCGCCAGACGTCTCTGGGGACCTTTCTCACCGATACCACCTACTATGGCGGTAATGGTTACTCACTTCGCTTGGACGGCCTAACACCGGGTGTCAACGACAATGCCAGACGCCGTTACATTGTTATCCACGGTGCTGACTACGCGACAAGATCTTTCATCAACCGTCACGGCTACCTTGGCCGCAGCTGGGGATGCCCTGCATTACCAACAGAGCTGTCTCGGGAAATTATCGATACCATTAAGGGTGGCAGCGTTATCTACGCACACGCTTAA
- the ald gene encoding alanine dehydrogenase — protein sequence MIIGVPKEIKVHEYRVGMVPASVSEAVAHGHKVYVETNAGAGIGFTDQDYIEAGAQILPTAEAVFAESEMIVKVKEPQAVERAMLREGQILFTYLHLAPDPEQTHDLINSKAVCIAYETVTDDKGRLPLLAPMSEVAGRMSIQAGAQALEKSRGGRGMLLAGVPGVEPAKVVIIGGGVVGANAAQMAVGMRADVVVLDRNIDVLRQLDAQFGGTVQCVYSTKDAIEKHVLEADLVVGGVLVAGAAAPKLVTAEMIKKMKPGAAIVDVAIDQGGCVETSHATTHSDPTYIVDDVVHYCVANMPGAVARTSTFALNNVTLPYILKLADKGYKAALQEDKHLLNGLNVYRGQITCEEVSEALDLPYIAPEKALA from the coding sequence ATGATTATTGGTGTACCTAAGGAAATCAAAGTTCACGAATACCGTGTGGGTATGGTGCCAGCTTCAGTCAGCGAAGCCGTTGCCCATGGACATAAGGTATACGTAGAGACCAATGCTGGTGCTGGTATCGGCTTTACCGATCAGGACTACATTGAAGCAGGTGCCCAGATTCTGCCCACCGCCGAAGCGGTATTTGCAGAATCAGAAATGATTGTAAAGGTTAAGGAGCCACAAGCCGTAGAACGTGCAATGCTTCGTGAAGGCCAAATCCTATTTACTTACCTTCACCTTGCGCCAGACCCAGAGCAGACGCATGACCTTATCAACAGCAAGGCTGTGTGCATCGCTTATGAAACAGTAACCGACGATAAAGGCCGCCTACCACTATTGGCTCCTATGTCAGAAGTTGCGGGCCGTATGTCTATTCAGGCCGGTGCGCAAGCACTTGAGAAATCAAGAGGCGGCCGCGGTATGCTACTTGCCGGTGTACCGGGTGTTGAGCCAGCGAAAGTGGTTATTATCGGTGGCGGTGTAGTGGGTGCCAATGCGGCACAAATGGCAGTGGGCATGCGTGCCGACGTGGTTGTGCTAGACCGCAACATCGATGTGTTGCGCCAGCTAGATGCTCAATTTGGTGGCACTGTACAGTGTGTATACTCAACCAAAGATGCGATTGAAAAACACGTCTTGGAAGCTGATCTTGTTGTTGGTGGGGTATTGGTTGCCGGTGCCGCCGCACCGAAACTGGTTACCGCCGAAATGATCAAGAAGATGAAGCCTGGTGCTGCTATTGTAGACGTTGCAATCGACCAGGGTGGCTGTGTCGAAACGTCGCACGCAACGACTCACAGCGACCCGACTTACATCGTAGACGATGTGGTTCACTACTGTGTGGCTAATATGCCAGGTGCGGTTGCTCGTACATCGACATTCGCATTGAACAACGTGACTCTGCCTTATATCCTCAAGTTGGCAGACAAGGGCTACAAAGCAGCGCTGCAAGAAGACAAGCACCTGCTGAACGGCCTGAACGTATACCGTGGCCAGATCACCTGTGAAGAAGTTTCTGAAGCACTGGATCTTCCATACATCGCGCCAGAGAAAGCGCTAGCGTAA
- a CDS encoding IS4 family transposase: MLAHWLIDVDDFASPDSLSLFQKELPLEWIQQALDDTNKASLRRRKLPAELVVWLVVGIGLYRDRPITDVLDKLDLKLSSSLGESIAPSAIPQARKRLTAKPLEALFTLTSQHWVQTEDSEDTWFGLKLFSVDGTQFRTHDTPALAEHFQYVKHSKTRHTEYPVVRLCALCSLRSRLIHNVAFGPSYKGEESYAKQLISSATANSLTIFDRCYLGAELMINWQNQHGSSHWMTPIKSNTKYTIIEQLDEDGRDLIVEMNVSQQARKKDPHLPEKWQARLALYPEKDQPNHIKGVLTSLTDKKYDLQSLLNVYFERWEIENSYGEIKHDMLEDEILLRSQSIEGVEQEIWGTLIAYNLVRLEISRIAKEAKVSPLRISFMMALRDIQDELMWCAIASPGSIPKKLRAMRERVKRYILPERKKRPKSRTVRISKTRYVVRSKHLN, encoded by the coding sequence ATGTTGGCACATTGGCTGATCGATGTTGATGATTTTGCTTCACCTGACTCACTCTCTTTGTTTCAAAAAGAGTTGCCTCTTGAGTGGATTCAACAAGCACTCGATGACACCAACAAGGCAAGTTTAAGGCGACGGAAGCTACCTGCTGAGCTTGTGGTCTGGCTTGTTGTTGGGATTGGTTTATACCGTGATAGACCGATTACCGATGTACTTGATAAGCTAGACCTTAAGCTTTCCAGTTCTCTAGGTGAGTCCATTGCTCCGAGTGCGATCCCCCAAGCAAGAAAACGGTTAACAGCTAAGCCTCTCGAAGCCCTATTTACATTAACTTCACAGCATTGGGTACAAACAGAGGATAGTGAAGATACATGGTTCGGGTTAAAGCTTTTCTCTGTAGATGGCACGCAATTTAGGACCCACGATACCCCAGCCCTTGCAGAGCATTTTCAATACGTTAAGCACAGTAAAACTCGCCATACTGAATACCCAGTTGTAAGGCTATGTGCACTCTGCTCCCTCCGAAGTCGGCTAATCCATAATGTCGCTTTTGGTCCTAGCTACAAGGGTGAAGAAAGCTACGCCAAGCAACTCATTTCCTCTGCAACAGCCAACTCCCTTACTATTTTCGACCGATGCTATTTAGGTGCAGAGTTGATGATTAACTGGCAAAACCAACATGGTTCTAGCCACTGGATGACTCCCATTAAATCCAATACAAAGTACACAATCATAGAGCAGTTAGATGAAGACGGGCGTGACTTGATAGTAGAAATGAATGTTTCTCAACAAGCTCGCAAAAAAGATCCTCATCTGCCTGAAAAGTGGCAGGCTAGACTTGCGCTTTATCCAGAAAAAGATCAACCCAATCATATCAAAGGGGTTTTGACGTCCCTAACAGACAAAAAATATGACCTGCAATCCTTGCTTAATGTTTACTTCGAACGATGGGAAATCGAAAACAGTTACGGGGAGATAAAACACGACATGCTTGAGGATGAGATCCTACTTCGCAGTCAATCAATCGAAGGTGTTGAGCAGGAGATCTGGGGCACCTTAATTGCCTATAATCTAGTCCGGTTGGAAATAAGCCGAATAGCGAAAGAAGCTAAAGTGTCGCCTTTACGGATCAGTTTTATGATGGCTTTGAGGGATATCCAGGATGAATTAATGTGGTGTGCAATCGCATCGCCCGGCTCAATACCCAAGAAGTTAAGGGCAATGCGAGAGCGAGTAAAACGTTATATTTTGCCTGAGCGAAAAAAACGGCCCAAATCAAGGACCGTTCGTATCAGTAAAACTCGCTATGTGGTTCGCTCCAAGCATCTTAATTGA
- a CDS encoding HAD family phosphatase: MQAVCFDFDGTLVDSEIFHAENWSQYLSGLNIDISAHDFLVDFAGVPWEIVANHFSSVANLPHTAATVVSDMERLTYKAIIERGIPAKQGALELIKSLHGARPLAVVTGSPRNYVEGMLAHLGWLHYFDHVFCGEDVKNNKPAPEIYQLACRTLGIAENQAVAIEDSQTGAQSAYTAGLRLVVVNDLHPVGQDLTPYRYDNLLEAQAQQASWLVAS; this comes from the coding sequence ATGCAGGCAGTTTGTTTTGATTTTGATGGCACTTTGGTTGATTCAGAAATTTTCCACGCTGAGAATTGGAGCCAATACCTTTCGGGTTTGAATATCGACATATCAGCACATGATTTTCTTGTCGATTTTGCCGGCGTGCCATGGGAAATTGTCGCCAATCATTTTTCTTCGGTTGCTAATCTACCGCATACCGCTGCGACCGTTGTGTCGGATATGGAACGGCTGACCTACAAAGCTATTATAGAAAGAGGGATCCCTGCTAAGCAGGGGGCGTTAGAGCTTATCAAGTCGCTGCATGGGGCGCGGCCATTAGCTGTGGTTACGGGTTCGCCGAGGAATTATGTCGAGGGGATGTTGGCTCATCTGGGGTGGTTGCATTATTTTGATCATGTTTTCTGTGGAGAAGATGTCAAGAATAATAAGCCAGCCCCCGAGATTTACCAATTAGCCTGCCGGACCTTGGGTATAGCGGAAAACCAGGCTGTTGCGATCGAAGATAGCCAAACAGGGGCGCAATCGGCTTACACGGCTGGTCTTAGGCTGGTTGTGGTCAATGATTTACACCCTGTTGGCCAAGACTTGACGCCTTACCGCTACGACAACCTGCTTGAAGCACAGGCGCAGCAAGCGAGCTGGCTCGTTGCATCATAG